A DNA window from Vigna unguiculata cultivar IT97K-499-35 chromosome 10, ASM411807v1, whole genome shotgun sequence contains the following coding sequences:
- the LOC114166867 gene encoding inter alpha-trypsin inhibitor, heavy chain 4, whose protein sequence is MADYFSSSVEFGLNLSKRVYYGKGSAPSLVRSMSRSSEGFLPTAPMCYAVISDPEKVENPDIRSYQPYVHGQCEPPALIPLELHGVTMEVECSLDTAFVTVSEKWRVHCVTGSSTCDCQVAIPMGEQGSLLGLEVDDSGRTYHTELISLNDENDKDKVAKAKDGYFLKSHIYTVKIPQFRGGSVFSTKIRWSQKILFHDGQLSVCVPFSFPSYVNPAGKRISKKEKIFLKVNSGSATEVLCKTTSHPLKELLRQAGKLNLSYEAEVPVWSSTDFSFSYSVSSNDISGAVLLQSPFLRDFDEREIFCLYLYPGNGQGRKVFKKDVVFIVDISASMKGTPLDNTKNALLTSLSQLNAQDTFNIIAFNGALYLFSSSMESATEEAILNATKWVDTNFIANGDTNIMLPLTQAMKLLEKSTDSVPLIFLVTDGAVEDEREICNFVESYVSSGQSVPTPRICTFGIGLYCNHYFLQLLAQIGRGHYDCAHDLDSIEFRMQRLFSTASSVIVADVTIESLEGLDSHELFPSHIQDISSGSPLILSGRYSGTFPELVKVSGTLADMTNFAVDLKVKREKDIQLSNVLAKRHVDMVTAQAWLLKSEELEEKVTKMSIQNKVPSEYTCMSMVLVESEEGKKAPEQFLLQKAYSKLSFQRVELNKQKLFLGGLSVGFGDSKATAENLAPAIKEAKPPEGLLGKAASTCCGRLADTCCGMCLLQSCTFVNDQCTIVCTQLCAALACFELIKCCVELCECDCLQ, encoded by the exons atGGCTGACTATTTCTCAAGCTCCGTCGAATTCGGACTCAACCTATCAAAGCGAGTTTACTACGGGAAAGGATCAGCTCCTTCGCTTGTTCGGTCGATGTCACGGTCGTCGGAGGGATTCCTCCCGACGGCTCCGATGTGCTACGCGGTGATATCCGATCCGGAAAAGGTCGAGAATCCGGACATTCGAAGTTACCAGCCCTACGTGCACGGCCAGTGCGAGCCTCCGGCGCTGATACCGCTTGAGCTTCACGGCGTCACCATGGAAGTAGAGTGCTCCTTGGACACGGCGTTTGTAACGGTTTCCGAAAAGTGGCGCGTGCATTGCGTGACCGGAAGTAGTACGTGTGATTGCCAGGTTGCTATACCCATGGGTGAACAG GGTTCACTTCTAGGTCTGGAAGTTGATGATTCTGGTAGAACTTATCATACTGAATTGATCTCCCTGAACGATGAAAATGATAAGGATAAAGTGGCCAAAGCTAAAGATGGATACTTCTTGAAAAGCCATATATACACCGTTAAGATTCCACAG TTTAGGGGAGGCTCCGTGTTCTCAACTAAGATTAGATGGTCccagaaaatattatttcatgatGGCCAGTTATCTGTCTGTGTCCCTTTCAGCTTTCCGTCATACGTCAACCCAGCCGGAAAAAGAATTTCTAAAAAGGAGAAGATATTTTTGAAAGTGAATTCTGGTTCTGCAACGGAAGTGTTGTGCAAAACCACCAGTCATCCCCTTAAG GAACTACTGCGCCAAGCTGgcaaattaaatttatcatatgaAGCAGAAGTGCCAGTATGGTCCAGTACAGACTTCAGTTTCTCGTACTCT GTTTCTTCAAATGACATATCTGGAGCTGTTCTTCTGCAATCTCCATTCCTGCGTGATTTTGATGAAAGAGAGATATTTTGTTTGTATCTTTACCCAGGAAACGGACAGGGCAGAAAG GTTTTTAAAAAGGATGTGGTGTTTATAGTAGATATAAGCGCAAGCATGAAGGGAACTCCTCTCGATAACACAAAGAATGCCCTACTAACATCACTCTCCCAACTAAATGCACAAGATACATTTAACATTATAGCTTTCAATGGAGCGCTCTACTTATTTTCGTCATCAATGGAATCAGCTACTGAGGAAGCAATTTTAAATGCTACGAAGTGGGTTGACACTAATTTTATTGCTAATGGTGACACTAATATTATGCTTCCCTTAACACAG GCAATGAAGCTACTTGAGAAATCCACTGATTCGGTCCCTCTTATTTTTCTCGTTACTGATGGGGCCGTTGAGGATGAGAGAGAGATATGCAATTTTGTGGAAAGCTATGTCTCAAGTGGGCAATCAGTTCCAACACCGCGCATATGTACCTTTGGCATAG GTTTATATTGCAATCACTACTTCCTGCAATTGCTTGCACAAATTGGGAGGGGCCACTATGATTGTGCTCATGATTTGG ATTCAATTGAATTTAGAATGCAAAGGCTTTTCAGTACAGCTTCGTCGGTTATAGTTGCTGATGTAACAATCGAAAGTTTAGAAGGTCTTGATTCACATGAG TTATTCCCGTCTCATATACAAGATATATCATCTGGAAGTCCGTTGATCCTATCAGGCAGATACAGTGGAACTTTCCCTGAATTAGTTAAAGTCTCTGGTACTTTGGCAGATATGACTAACTTCGCTGTAGACCTTAAAGTGAAAAGAGAGAAGGATATACAACTCAGTAAC GTCCTTGCAAAGAGACATGTAGACATGGTCACTGCACAGGCCTGGTTATTGAAAAGTGAAGAGCTGGAGGAGAAG gttacaaaaatgagtatTCAAAATAAAGTCCCGTCAGAGTATACCTGCATGAGCATGGTTCTTGTAGAGAGCGAAGAAGGGAAGAAAGCACCGGAACAATTTCTGTTACAAAAG GCATACAGCAAACTTAGCTTCCAGAGGGTGGAGTTGAACAAGCAGAAGTTATTCCTTGGCGGACTAAGTGTTGGATTTGGTGACTCAAAAGCAACTGCTGAGAATTTGGCACCAGCTATAAAGGAAGCAAAACCACCTGAAGGACTACTGGGGAAGGCTGCTTCCACCTGTTGTGGTCGATTGGCCGATACCTGTTGTGGCATGTGTCTGTTGCAGTCTTGCACTTTTGTGAATGACCAGTGCACCATTGTTTGCACTCAACTTTGTGCAGCCCTGGCCTGTTTTGAGTTAATCAAATGCTGTGTTGAGCTCTGCGAGTGTGATTGTTTGCagtga
- the LOC114166433 gene encoding probable nucleoside diphosphate kinase 5: MRTPFVGFSCILVLLAFASASCSSTYGSMEMERTLAIIKPDGLIGNYTDDIKRTIVEYGFTIFKEKIVQLDQATVEKFYAEHSSKGFFSRLTKYMTSGPVLAMILEKDNAIADWRALMGPTDASKAKITHPHSIRARCGLDIERNCVHGSDSPKSAQREISFFFKELSADVVAEHDEL; the protein is encoded by the exons ATGAGAACCCCTTTTGTCGGATTCAGCTGCATACTTGTGCTTCTTGCTTTCGCCTCTGCTTCCTG TTCTTCTACCTATGGAAGTATGGAAATGGAGAGAACTTTGGCGATTATAAAACCAGACGGATTAATTGGTAACTACACCGATGATATCAAGAGAACAATTGTAGAATATGGTTTCACCATTTTTAAGGAAAAGATTGTTCAACTTGATCAAGCCACTGTAGAAAAGTTTTATGCCGAGCACTCTTCAAAAGGTTTCTTTTCCAGACTTACAAAATACATGACAAG TGGACCAGTGTTGGCTATGATCTTGGAGAAGGATAACGCTATTGCTGATTGGCGTGCTTTAATGGGTCCTACTGATGCAAGCAAGGCTAAGATTACTCACCCTCACAG TATCAGAGCAAGATGTGGATTGGATATAGAAAGGAATTGTGTTCATGGTTCAGACTCTCCTAAATCTGCACAAAGAGAGATTTCATTCTTCTTTAAGGAGCTGTCCGCAg